One genomic window of Candidatus Hydrogenedentota bacterium includes the following:
- a CDS encoding arginine--tRNA ligase: GEAVPEPTTDDFVVQTDSEWALLHAVAGFPKIISESVVQRSCAPLANYVLDLAHLFTKFYHECPVLSVAENKVLNTRLQLCEVVLQTLSNALNVLGIDTPERM, from the coding sequence GGGTGAGGCTGTCCCCGAACCCACTACCGATGATTTCGTTGTGCAGACCGATTCGGAATGGGCACTCCTTCATGCTGTAGCAGGCTTTCCCAAAATAATTTCGGAATCTGTTGTGCAGCGCAGCTGCGCGCCCTTAGCGAATTATGTCCTTGATCTGGCGCATTTATTCACGAAGTTTTATCATGAATGCCCGGTTTTATCGGTGGCAGAAAATAAGGTGTTGAATACGCGGCTGCAACTTTGTGAAGTTGTTTTACAAACCTTAAGCAATGCATTAAATGTTCTTGGAATTGATACGCCTGAACGTATGTGA